In the genome of Vibrio sp. NTOU-M3, one region contains:
- a CDS encoding efflux RND transporter periplasmic adaptor subunit, with the protein MKNWIVLSVLSSAALLTGCGGEIKHADFGLPKVKVENLGQQEAKNNLYFPAVANASERSHLSFRVAGEISKIDVKEGDRVKKGDILAELDPTDYQLDVDNAAARYSVVDSQYKRSAPLVKKGLLAKSQFDEIAAQRQIAYAELQLAKLRLSFTKLTAPVDGIISRVSADRFENIQVGQQIVNIHSIDNVEVLIQLPDRIYVKQPERDKLSHVQAVVRVPSGNEYQAVIKEFTTEPDPATGTFTVTLSLPMPEEEYILDGMAVEVTSRGEDVGLELNAGVQIPIEALFNANGDALDRGNKFVWVLNDDQTVSKQQVMLGKASRNSVQVLNGLKADQQVVIAGISRLREGMKVEVIQEAGHE; encoded by the coding sequence ATGAAGAACTGGATAGTGTTAAGTGTTCTTTCATCTGCCGCGTTACTAACGGGTTGTGGTGGTGAAATCAAACATGCTGACTTTGGTCTACCCAAGGTGAAAGTTGAAAATCTCGGGCAGCAAGAAGCAAAAAATAATTTGTATTTTCCTGCGGTAGCGAATGCCTCTGAAAGATCACACCTTAGTTTTCGTGTCGCTGGTGAAATCAGCAAAATTGATGTGAAAGAAGGCGATCGCGTAAAGAAAGGGGATATCTTAGCTGAGCTGGATCCAACCGATTATCAACTTGATGTTGATAATGCGGCGGCCCGTTATTCGGTTGTCGATAGCCAGTATAAACGTTCTGCGCCTTTGGTTAAAAAAGGTCTGCTAGCCAAATCTCAATTTGATGAAATTGCTGCTCAGCGTCAGATTGCTTACGCAGAATTACAGCTGGCTAAACTTCGTTTGTCATTTACCAAATTGACCGCTCCAGTGGATGGCATCATTTCACGTGTAAGCGCCGATCGGTTTGAGAATATTCAAGTAGGGCAGCAAATTGTTAATATCCACAGCATCGACAATGTCGAAGTCTTGATTCAACTTCCAGACCGAATTTACGTGAAGCAACCTGAGAGGGATAAATTGTCTCATGTGCAGGCGGTTGTACGCGTACCAAGTGGTAATGAATATCAGGCTGTAATTAAAGAGTTTACCACCGAACCAGATCCTGCAACGGGGACATTTACTGTGACGTTGTCACTACCGATGCCTGAGGAGGAGTACATTCTTGATGGTATGGCGGTTGAAGTCACTTCTCGTGGAGAAGATGTTGGTCTTGAGCTGAATGCCGGAGTGCAAATCCCAATTGAAGCGCTATTTAATGCCAATGGTGATGCTCTAGACAGAGGAAATAAATTTGTCTGGGTACTCAATGATGATCAAACGGTAAGTAAACAACAAGTGATGCTTGGTAAAGCGAGCCGCAACTCGGTTCAGGTTCTAAATGGCCTTAAAGCAGATCAACAAGTAGTTATTGCAGGCATTTCCAGACTCAGAGAGGGGATGAAGGTGGAAGTAATTCAGGAGGCTGGTCATGAGTGA